The proteins below come from a single Kosakonia sp. SMBL-WEM22 genomic window:
- a CDS encoding SDR family oxidoreductase, which translates to MHIFLTGATGWVGAKVAEGLLAAGHQVSGLARNKDKSRAFIAAGGEVVYGTLDDSQLLFDAAAKADAVIHTAFNHDFSRFAENCVQDERAITVLGDALRGSSRPLLITSGLARLVAGGPATEEDAPASGPDYLRRSEQAALALAQQGVRTACVRLAPTVHGVGDRGFIPFLISLAKQSGVSAWQGEGNNRWAAVHRNDAANVYRLALESGATQTVYHAIAEEGIAMREIAIAIGKMLGVPAEPRDASHFGWFAGFAGMEMSASSEQTRRTLGWKPSGRDLLTDLHDMDYYVNS; encoded by the coding sequence ATGCATATTTTTCTGACGGGCGCGACCGGATGGGTCGGTGCAAAAGTAGCAGAGGGGTTATTAGCCGCAGGCCATCAAGTGAGCGGCCTGGCGCGTAATAAGGACAAATCCAGGGCGTTTATCGCTGCAGGGGGAGAGGTGGTTTACGGCACGCTTGATGACAGCCAGCTGCTATTTGATGCGGCGGCAAAAGCAGATGCGGTGATTCATACCGCCTTTAATCATGATTTCTCCCGCTTTGCAGAAAATTGCGTTCAGGATGAGCGCGCCATTACCGTGCTGGGTGATGCGTTGCGTGGAAGTTCACGTCCCTTGTTGATCACGTCCGGCCTTGCGCGCCTGGTAGCGGGAGGCCCGGCGACAGAAGAGGACGCGCCCGCCAGCGGGCCGGATTACCTGCGCCGCTCAGAACAGGCCGCGCTGGCGCTTGCGCAACAGGGTGTACGGACAGCCTGCGTGCGGCTGGCACCAACGGTACATGGCGTGGGGGATCGTGGCTTTATTCCGTTCCTGATTTCGCTTGCGAAACAGAGCGGGGTATCTGCGTGGCAGGGTGAAGGGAATAACCGCTGGGCGGCAGTACACCGCAATGATGCAGCAAATGTCTACCGGCTGGCGCTGGAAAGCGGTGCCACGCAAACGGTGTATCATGCGATAGCAGAGGAGGGTATCGCAATGCGTGAAATTGCCATTGCTATCGGCAAAATGCTTGGCGTGCCCGCAGAGCCGCGCGATGCGTCGCATTTTGGCTGGTTTGCTGGCTTCGCCGGCATGGAGATGTCGGCCTCAAGTGAACAGACGCGCAGGACGCTGGGATGGAAACCTTCAGGACGCGATTTATTAACCGATCTGCACGATATGGACTATTACGTGAATTCCTGA
- the pyk gene encoding pyruvate kinase: protein MSRRLRRTKIVTTLGPATDRDNNLEKVIAAGANVVRMNFSHGTPEDHKLRADKVREIAAKLGRHVAILGDLQGPKIRVSTFKEGKIFLNIGDKFLLDANLGKGEGDKEKVGIDYKGLPADVVPGDILLLDDGRVQLKVLEVQGMKVFTEVTVGGPLSNNKGINKLGGGLSAEALTDKDKADIVTAALIGVDYLAVSFPRCGEDLNYARRLARDAGCDAKIVAKVERAEAVCNQDAMDDVILASDVVMVARGDLGVEIGDPELVGIQKALIRRARQLNRAVITATQMMESMITNPMPTRAEVMDVANAVLDGTDAVMLSAETAAGQYPSETVAAMARVCLGAEKIPSINVSKHRLDIQFDNVEEAIAMSAMYAANHLKGVTAIISMTESGRTALMTSRISSGLPIFALSRHERTLNLTALYRGVTPVYFDSHNDGVAAANDAVNLLRDKGYLLSGDLVIVTQGDVMSTIGTTNTTRILTVE, encoded by the coding sequence ATGTCCAGAAGGCTTCGCAGAACCAAAATCGTCACCACTTTAGGCCCGGCCACCGACCGTGATAACAACCTTGAAAAAGTTATCGCTGCGGGCGCTAACGTGGTGCGGATGAACTTCTCACACGGAACACCGGAAGATCATAAATTACGCGCGGACAAAGTGCGTGAGATTGCGGCAAAACTGGGACGTCATGTTGCTATCCTTGGCGATCTGCAAGGACCGAAGATTCGTGTCTCCACCTTCAAGGAAGGTAAGATTTTCCTTAACATCGGCGACAAATTCCTGCTCGACGCCAACCTGGGCAAAGGGGAAGGCGACAAAGAGAAAGTGGGCATCGACTACAAAGGTCTGCCTGCTGACGTAGTGCCGGGCGATATCCTGCTGCTGGATGATGGCCGCGTGCAGCTCAAGGTGCTGGAAGTTCAGGGCATGAAGGTGTTCACCGAAGTGACCGTCGGCGGCCCGCTCTCCAACAACAAAGGCATCAATAAGCTGGGCGGTGGGCTTTCTGCAGAGGCACTGACCGATAAAGATAAGGCGGATATTGTTACCGCCGCGCTGATAGGCGTCGATTATCTCGCTGTCTCCTTCCCGCGCTGCGGGGAAGATCTCAACTATGCACGTCGTCTGGCGCGAGATGCAGGCTGTGATGCGAAGATTGTCGCTAAAGTCGAGCGCGCAGAAGCGGTATGCAACCAGGATGCGATGGACGATGTGATCCTCGCCTCCGACGTGGTGATGGTGGCTCGTGGTGACCTGGGCGTTGAAATTGGCGACCCGGAGCTGGTTGGCATTCAAAAAGCGCTGATCCGCCGTGCGCGTCAGCTGAACCGCGCGGTAATCACTGCGACGCAGATGATGGAGTCGATGATCACGAACCCAATGCCGACCCGTGCGGAAGTGATGGACGTAGCGAATGCTGTACTCGACGGTACCGATGCGGTGATGCTCTCCGCGGAAACAGCTGCCGGGCAATATCCGTCTGAAACCGTTGCCGCGATGGCGCGCGTCTGCCTGGGCGCAGAGAAGATCCCCAGCATCAACGTCTCCAAGCACCGCCTCGATATTCAGTTTGACAATGTCGAAGAGGCGATTGCCATGTCGGCGATGTATGCCGCCAACCACCTGAAGGGCGTTACGGCGATCATTTCGATGACTGAATCCGGCCGTACCGCGCTGATGACCTCGCGTATCAGCTCCGGCCTGCCGATTTTTGCCCTCTCCCGCCACGAGCGCACCCTTAACCTTACCGCGCTCTACCGCGGCGTGACGCCGGTCTATTTCGACAGCCATAATGACGGCGTTGCCGCAGCCAACGACGCGGTGAACCTGCTGCGTGATAAAGGCTACCTGCTCTCTGGCGATCTGGTGATTGTGACGCAGGGTGATGTGATGAGCACCATCGGCACCACCAATACCACGCGCATTCTGACCGTCGAATAA
- the lpxM gene encoding lauroyl-Kdo(2)-lipid IV(A) myristoyltransferase (LpxM is lauroyl-Kdo(2)-lipid IV(A) myristoyltransferase, an enzyme characterized in Escherichia coli and involved in biosynthesis of the form of lipid A found in that species and some closely related species.), which produces METKKNNSEYIPQFEGEFRHPRHWGAWLGVLAFAGVALIPPSVRDPLLAKLGRFAGRRGKSARRRAQINLYYCFPEKSEAEREAIIDHMFATAPQAMVLMAEMALRGTEKVASRIEWQGKEIIDEMHRNDERVIFLVPHAWGVDIPAMLMSSQGKRIAAMFHNQGNKVFDYMWNKVRLRFGGRLHARNDGIKPFIHSIRNGFWGYYLPDQDHGPEQSEFVDFFATYKATLPAIGRLMKVCRARVVPLFPVYDAETHRLKILVRPPMDDLLTADDTTIARRMNEEVENFVGPHPEQYTWILKLLKTRKPGEIEPYKRKELYRKK; this is translated from the coding sequence ATGGAAACGAAAAAAAATAACAGTGAATATATTCCTCAGTTTGAGGGCGAGTTTCGCCATCCGCGCCACTGGGGTGCCTGGCTTGGGGTACTGGCGTTTGCCGGCGTTGCCCTGATCCCGCCCTCTGTGCGCGATCCGCTGCTGGCGAAACTGGGGCGTTTTGCCGGACGGCGCGGAAAAAGCGCTCGTCGTCGTGCGCAGATCAACCTCTATTACTGCTTCCCTGAAAAGAGCGAAGCCGAACGCGAAGCGATCATCGATCATATGTTTGCCACTGCGCCGCAGGCGATGGTGCTGATGGCAGAAATGGCACTGCGCGGTACAGAAAAGGTTGCCTCCCGGATTGAGTGGCAGGGCAAAGAGATAATCGATGAGATGCACCGTAACGATGAGCGCGTTATTTTCCTCGTCCCCCATGCCTGGGGTGTCGATATTCCGGCAATGCTGATGTCCTCGCAGGGCAAGCGCATCGCGGCAATGTTTCATAATCAGGGCAATAAAGTCTTCGACTATATGTGGAACAAGGTGCGCCTGCGTTTCGGCGGCCGCTTACACGCGCGTAATGACGGTATCAAGCCCTTTATCCACTCGATACGTAACGGCTTCTGGGGATACTACCTGCCGGATCAGGATCATGGTCCTGAGCAGAGCGAGTTTGTCGATTTCTTCGCCACCTACAAAGCGACGCTGCCTGCCATTGGTCGCCTGATGAAAGTGTGCCGGGCTCGCGTGGTGCCGCTGTTCCCGGTTTATGACGCTGAAACGCACCGGTTGAAGATTCTGGTTCGTCCACCGATGGACGATCTGCTGACGGCGGATGACACTACCATTGCGCGACGGATGAATGAAGAGGTAGAGAACTTTGTCGGCCCGCATCCCGAGCAGTACACCTGGATCCTGAAGCTGCTGAAAACGCGCAAGCCGGGTGAGATCGAGCCCTATAAGCGCAAAGAGCTCTACAGAAAAAAATAG
- the znuA gene encoding zinc ABC transporter substrate-binding protein ZnuA yields MLHKNTLLCAALSAAFLTVTAQSANAAVVTSLKPLGFIASAIADGVTTTEVILPDGASEHDYSLRPSDVKRLQNADLLFWVGPEMEAFMVRSAGQVPAQKQVVMAQLDGVKSQLMKGADEDEHEGHEGHEHGENSEHHHHHGEYNMHLWLSPEIARLSAVAIHDKLVEVMPQSRAKLDANLKAFEASLAQADKQVGNELAPLKGKGYFVFHDAYGYFEKHYGLTPLGHFTVNPEIQPGAQRLHEIRTQLVEQKAVCVFAEPQFRPAVVEAVARGTSVRMGTLDPLGIGIKLGKESYPQFLTQLSHQYASCLKGE; encoded by the coding sequence ATGTTACATAAAAATACGCTTCTTTGCGCAGCGCTTTCCGCTGCGTTTCTTACGGTAACAGCACAATCCGCTAATGCCGCCGTCGTCACCTCACTTAAACCGCTGGGTTTTATCGCCTCCGCTATTGCAGATGGGGTGACCACCACCGAAGTTATTCTGCCTGACGGCGCGTCTGAGCATGATTACTCCCTGCGTCCGTCTGATGTAAAACGCTTGCAAAACGCGGACTTACTTTTCTGGGTCGGCCCGGAAATGGAAGCTTTCATGGTGCGATCGGCCGGACAGGTGCCTGCGCAAAAACAGGTAGTGATGGCGCAACTCGACGGCGTGAAATCCCAGCTGATGAAAGGTGCGGACGAAGATGAGCATGAGGGTCATGAAGGTCACGAACATGGCGAAAATAGTGAGCATCATCACCATCACGGCGAATACAACATGCATTTGTGGTTAAGCCCAGAGATTGCACGCCTTTCGGCGGTTGCAATCCACGATAAATTAGTGGAAGTTATGCCGCAAAGTCGAGCCAAGCTGGACGCCAACCTGAAGGCATTTGAGGCATCATTAGCCCAGGCCGATAAGCAGGTCGGTAACGAGCTGGCACCGCTGAAAGGGAAGGGGTATTTCGTTTTTCATGACGCCTACGGCTACTTTGAAAAACACTACGGTCTGACGCCATTGGGTCACTTTACCGTTAACCCTGAGATTCAGCCTGGTGCGCAGCGTTTACATGAAATCAGAACACAGTTGGTTGAGCAAAAAGCAGTCTGCGTTTTTGCTGAGCCACAGTTCAGGCCAGCGGTCGTTGAAGCTGTTGCACGAGGAACCTCCGTTCGCATGGGAACGCTGGATCCACTCGGCATCGGTATCAAGTTGGGTAAAGAGAGCTATCCCCAGTTCCTTACACAACTCTCTCACCAATATGCGAGCTGCCTGAAAGGAGAATAA
- the ruvB gene encoding Holliday junction branch migration DNA helicase RuvB, with protein MIEADRLVAAASTIVEEVADRAIRPKLLDEYIGQPQVRSQMEIFIQAAKLRGDALDHLLIFGPPGLGKTTLANIVANEMGVNLRTTSGPVLEKAGDLAAMLTNLEPHDVLFIDEIHRLSPVVEEVLYPAMEDYQLDIMIGEGPAARSIKIDLPPFTLIGATTRAGSLTSPLRDRFGIVQRLEFYQVADLQHIVGRSARFMGLELSEEGALEVARRSRGTPRIANRLLRRVRDYAEVKHDGDINAEVAAQALDMLNVDAQGFDYMDRKLLLAVIDKFFGGPVGLDNLAAAIGEERETIEDVLEPYLIQQGFLQRTPRGRMATPRAWDHFGITPPEMP; from the coding sequence ATGATTGAAGCAGACCGCCTGGTTGCCGCCGCCAGCACGATTGTAGAAGAAGTTGCGGATCGGGCGATTCGACCAAAACTGCTGGATGAGTATATCGGTCAGCCGCAGGTGCGCTCGCAGATGGAGATCTTTATCCAGGCGGCGAAATTGCGCGGCGATGCGCTCGATCACCTGCTGATTTTCGGCCCGCCGGGTCTGGGTAAAACGACGCTGGCAAATATCGTCGCGAACGAGATGGGCGTTAATCTGCGCACTACCTCCGGCCCGGTGCTGGAAAAGGCGGGCGATCTGGCCGCGATGTTGACCAACCTTGAACCTCATGACGTGCTGTTTATCGATGAAATTCATCGCCTTTCGCCGGTGGTGGAAGAGGTGCTCTACCCGGCAATGGAAGATTACCAGCTCGATATCATGATTGGTGAAGGCCCGGCCGCGCGCTCTATCAAAATCGACCTGCCGCCCTTTACGCTGATTGGCGCAACGACCCGCGCCGGTTCGCTGACCTCGCCGCTGCGCGATCGCTTTGGTATCGTTCAGCGCCTGGAGTTCTACCAGGTGGCCGACCTGCAACATATCGTCGGGCGCAGTGCGCGTTTTATGGGGCTGGAGCTGAGTGAAGAGGGCGCACTGGAAGTGGCGCGCCGCTCACGCGGTACGCCACGTATCGCCAACCGTCTGCTGCGCCGCGTGCGCGATTATGCTGAAGTGAAGCACGATGGTGATATCAACGCAGAAGTTGCCGCCCAGGCGCTGGATATGCTCAATGTCGATGCCCAGGGCTTCGACTATATGGATCGTAAGCTGCTGCTGGCGGTGATCGATAAATTCTTTGGTGGTCCGGTGGGGCTGGATAACCTTGCTGCGGCGATTGGCGAAGAGCGTGAGACCATCGAAGATGTGCTGGAGCCTTACCTGATTCAGCAGGGCTTTTTACAGCGTACGCCGCGCGGTCGCATGGCGACGCCGCGCGCCTGGGATCACTTTGGCATTACGCCGCCGGAAATGCCCTGA
- the ruvC gene encoding crossover junction endodeoxyribonuclease RuvC — translation MAIILGIDPGSRITGYGVIRQTGRQLTYLGSGCIRTKVDDLPSRLKLIYAGVSEIITQFQPDFFAIEQVFMAKNADSALKLGQARGVAIVAAVNQDLPVFEYAARQVKQTVVGIGSAEKSQVQHMVRTLLKLPANPQADAADALAIAITHCHVSQNALQVSSTRLNLARGRLR, via the coding sequence ATGGCGATTATTCTCGGGATCGACCCGGGTTCACGTATCACCGGTTATGGTGTGATCCGCCAGACAGGCCGCCAGCTGACCTACCTCGGCAGCGGCTGTATCCGCACAAAAGTTGACGATCTGCCCTCGCGTCTGAAGCTGATTTATGCAGGCGTGTCGGAGATCATCACTCAATTTCAGCCGGACTTTTTCGCCATCGAACAGGTGTTTATGGCGAAAAACGCCGACTCGGCGCTGAAACTGGGGCAGGCGCGCGGCGTGGCGATTGTCGCCGCCGTCAATCAGGACTTACCGGTCTTTGAGTATGCCGCCCGCCAGGTTAAACAGACGGTGGTGGGTATTGGTAGCGCGGAGAAGAGCCAGGTGCAGCACATGGTGCGCACGCTGTTAAAACTCCCCGCCAATCCGCAGGCAGACGCCGCCGATGCGCTGGCGATCGCCATTACCCACTGCCATGTCAGCCAGAACGCGTTACAAGTGAGCAGCACAAGGCTCAATCTGGCACGCGGTCGGTTACGTTAA
- a CDS encoding helix-turn-helix transcriptional regulator: MQSAKDLGSYLKSRRAQLDPQALGFHTARRRTPGLRREEVAHLACISATWYTWLEQGRGGMPSEEVLERICQALCLSGREREYVFHLALGRAPGVEYAPAATVSARLQKVLESMPYSPAMIRNASWDVLAWNAAATAVLADYATLPAQERNILRRIFLNPQARASQADWQGLTRFLVAAFRAETTRAGASLEVQPLVDELSAASPEFARLWQTNDVEVMGEGTKVIFHASAGRLSLEYSSFSVEGQPDLTLVVYSPSGEEDADKIRLLLQQKR; encoded by the coding sequence ATGCAGAGCGCAAAAGATCTGGGCAGTTATCTGAAATCCCGCCGGGCGCAGCTCGACCCGCAAGCGCTGGGTTTTCACACCGCGCGGCGCCGCACACCGGGGCTGAGGCGTGAAGAGGTTGCACATCTGGCCTGTATTAGCGCGACCTGGTACACCTGGCTTGAACAGGGGCGCGGCGGGATGCCCTCAGAAGAGGTGCTGGAGCGGATCTGCCAGGCGCTTTGCCTGAGCGGGCGTGAGCGCGAGTACGTGTTCCATCTGGCACTGGGGCGAGCACCTGGCGTGGAGTATGCGCCAGCCGCGACGGTATCCGCCAGGCTACAAAAAGTGCTGGAGAGTATGCCCTATAGCCCGGCGATGATCCGCAACGCCAGTTGGGATGTGCTTGCCTGGAACGCGGCCGCCACGGCGGTGCTGGCCGACTACGCCACACTTCCCGCGCAGGAGCGCAATATCCTGCGCCGCATCTTCCTTAACCCACAGGCGCGAGCTTCCCAGGCCGACTGGCAGGGGCTGACACGCTTTCTGGTGGCGGCGTTTCGCGCAGAGACAACCCGGGCCGGTGCGTCACTCGAAGTTCAGCCGCTGGTCGATGAGTTGAGCGCGGCGTCGCCGGAGTTTGCCAGGCTTTGGCAAACCAATGATGTCGAGGTGATGGGCGAAGGCACGAAAGTGATTTTCCACGCCAGTGCAGGTCGGCTCTCGCTGGAGTACTCAAGTTTTTCCGTGGAGGGGCAGCCCGATCTGACGCTGGTGGTCTATAGCCCCTCAGGCGAGGAGGATGCGGATAAAATCCGCTTGCTGTTACAGCAGAAGAGATAA
- the znuB gene encoding zinc ABC transporter permease subunit ZnuB, whose translation MIELLLPGWLAGVLLACAAGPLGSFVVWRRMSYFGDTLAHASLLGVAFGLLLDVNPFYAVIAVTLLLAAGLVWLEKRPHLAIDTLLGIMAHSALSLGLVVVSLMSNIRVDLMAYLFGDLLAVTPQDLVVIALGVVVVVGILLWQWRNLLSMTISPELAFVDGVKLQRVKLLLMLVTALTIGVAMKFVGALIITSLLIIPAATARRFARTPEQMAGVAVGVGMIAVTGGLTFSAFYDTPAGPSVVLCAAVLFIFSMLKKSAS comes from the coding sequence ATGATTGAACTTCTACTGCCCGGCTGGCTTGCCGGGGTTCTGCTCGCCTGCGCCGCCGGGCCGCTTGGATCCTTTGTTGTCTGGCGACGGATGTCCTATTTCGGCGATACGCTGGCGCATGCCTCTCTGCTCGGCGTCGCCTTTGGTTTACTTCTGGATGTGAATCCGTTCTATGCGGTAATTGCCGTCACGTTGCTGCTGGCCGCAGGCCTGGTGTGGCTGGAAAAACGCCCCCACCTGGCGATCGACACACTGCTGGGGATTATGGCGCACAGCGCGCTCTCGCTTGGCCTGGTCGTGGTCAGCCTGATGTCCAACATCCGCGTGGATTTAATGGCATACCTCTTCGGTGACCTGCTGGCCGTGACGCCGCAGGATCTCGTCGTTATCGCCCTCGGCGTGGTAGTAGTGGTAGGGATTTTGCTCTGGCAGTGGCGGAACCTGCTGTCGATGACCATCAGCCCGGAGCTGGCTTTTGTCGATGGCGTGAAATTACAGCGCGTGAAGCTGCTGCTGATGCTGGTAACCGCTCTGACCATTGGCGTGGCGATGAAGTTTGTTGGCGCGCTGATCATCACCTCCCTGCTGATCATTCCTGCCGCCACGGCGCGGCGCTTTGCCCGCACCCCGGAGCAGATGGCCGGGGTAGCTGTCGGCGTCGGGATGATTGCCGTCACCGGCGGGCTTACCTTCTCCGCCTTCTACGACACGCCAGCAGGCCCCTCTGTGGTGCTCTGCGCCGCGGTGCTGTTTATCTTCAGCATGTTGAAAAAGAGCGCCAGCTAA
- the ruvA gene encoding Holliday junction branch migration protein RuvA: MIGRLRGIIVEKQPPLVLLEVGGVGYEVHMPMTCFYELPDAGKEATVFTQFVVREDAQLLYGFNNKQERTLFRELIKTNGVGPKLALAILSGMSAQQFVNAVEREDPAALVKLPGIGKKTAERLIVEMKDRFKGLHGDLFTPAADLVLASPASPSTDDAEQEAVAALVSLGYKPQEASRMISKIARPDANSETLIREALRAAL, translated from the coding sequence GTGATAGGCAGACTCAGAGGCATTATTGTCGAAAAACAACCCCCGCTGGTCCTGCTCGAAGTTGGAGGGGTAGGGTATGAAGTGCATATGCCGATGACCTGCTTCTACGAATTGCCGGATGCCGGCAAAGAGGCGACCGTCTTTACACAGTTTGTGGTGCGCGAAGATGCGCAGCTGCTCTACGGTTTTAATAATAAGCAGGAGCGCACCCTGTTTCGTGAGCTGATCAAAACCAACGGCGTCGGGCCGAAGCTGGCGCTGGCGATCCTCTCCGGCATGTCGGCGCAGCAGTTTGTGAATGCCGTTGAGCGTGAAGATCCCGCCGCGCTGGTCAAACTGCCGGGCATTGGCAAGAAAACCGCTGAACGCCTGATTGTGGAGATGAAAGACCGCTTTAAAGGGCTGCATGGCGACCTCTTTACCCCTGCGGCCGATCTGGTACTGGCCTCGCCAGCAAGCCCCTCTACAGATGATGCCGAGCAAGAAGCCGTTGCTGCGCTGGTGTCGCTGGGCTATAAACCGCAGGAAGCGAGCCGGATGATCAGCAAAATCGCGCGTCCGGACGCCAACAGTGAAACCCTGATCCGTGAAGCGCTGCGTGCGGCGTTGTGA
- the mepM gene encoding murein DD-endopeptidase MepM: MQQIARSVALAFNNLPRPHRVMLGSLTVLTLTVAVWRPYVYHPENSAPIVKTIELPKSEIRSLLPEASEPIDQSAADDVDDIPQDELDEKTANEAGVHEYVVSTGDTLSSILNQYGIDMGNISQLAAADKELRNLKIGQQLSWTLTADGDLQRLTWEMSRRETRTYDRTENGFKMSSEMQQGDWVNKEMKGTVGGSFVASAKEAGMTSGEVSAVIKAMQWQMDFRKLKKGDKFSVLMSREMLDGKQEQSQLLGVRLRSDGKDYYAFRAEDGKFYDRNGTGLAKGFMRFPTAKQFRVSSNFNPRRLNPVTGRVAPHRGVDFALPQGTPVLAVGDGEVVIAKRSGAAGNYVAIRHGRTYTTRYMHLRKLLVKPGQKVKRGDRIALSGNTGRSTGPHLHYEVWINQQAVNPLTAKLPRTEGLSGSDRKDYLAQVKEVLPQLRLE; the protein is encoded by the coding sequence GTGCAACAGATAGCCCGCTCTGTCGCCCTGGCATTTAACAATCTGCCGCGACCCCATCGCGTAATGCTGGGGTCGCTCACCGTACTGACCCTCACGGTCGCCGTCTGGCGGCCTTACGTTTATCACCCCGAAAATAGCGCGCCAATTGTAAAAACCATCGAGCTGCCGAAAAGTGAGATCCGCTCGCTGCTACCTGAAGCCAGTGAGCCTATTGACCAGTCCGCAGCGGATGATGTTGACGATATTCCGCAAGATGAACTGGACGAGAAAACCGCCAACGAAGCCGGTGTACATGAATATGTTGTGTCGACCGGCGATACGCTCAGCAGCATCCTGAATCAGTATGGCATTGATATGGGCAACATCAGCCAGCTTGCCGCAGCGGATAAAGAGTTGCGCAATCTGAAGATCGGCCAGCAACTCTCCTGGACGCTGACCGCCGATGGCGATCTGCAGCGCCTGACGTGGGAGATGTCACGCCGCGAAACCCGCACCTATGACCGCACCGAAAATGGCTTCAAAATGTCCAGCGAGATGCAGCAGGGCGACTGGGTCAATAAGGAGATGAAAGGCACCGTCGGCGGCAGTTTTGTTGCCAGCGCGAAGGAGGCCGGTATGACAAGCGGTGAAGTTAGCGCGGTCATCAAAGCGATGCAGTGGCAAATGGACTTCCGTAAGCTGAAAAAAGGCGACAAATTCTCCGTATTGATGTCCCGTGAGATGCTCGATGGCAAGCAGGAGCAGAGCCAGTTGCTGGGCGTGCGTTTGCGCTCTGACGGTAAAGATTATTACGCGTTCCGTGCCGAAGATGGCAAGTTCTACGATCGTAACGGCACCGGCCTTGCGAAAGGGTTTATGCGTTTCCCGACCGCGAAGCAGTTCCGTGTCTCCTCCAACTTCAATCCGCGTCGTCTTAATCCGGTAACCGGACGCGTTGCGCCGCACAGAGGCGTTGATTTTGCCCTGCCGCAGGGGACGCCGGTGCTGGCCGTCGGTGATGGTGAAGTGGTGATCGCTAAGCGCAGCGGCGCAGCAGGTAACTATGTTGCTATCCGTCACGGGCGCACCTACACCACGCGGTACATGCACCTGCGTAAGCTGCTGGTAAAACCGGGGCAGAAAGTGAAGCGTGGCGATCGTATCGCCCTCTCGGGCAACACCGGGCGCTCCACCGGGCCGCACCTGCACTATGAAGTATGGATCAACCAGCAGGCTGTGAACCCGCTGACCGCTAAACTGCCAAGAACAGAAGGGCTGAGCGGTTCGGATCGTAAGGATTATCTGGCGCAGGTCAAAGAGGTGTTACCTCAGCTGCGGCTGGAGTAA
- the znuC gene encoding zinc ABC transporter ATP-binding protein ZnuC — protein sequence MTNLITLENVSVAFGQRRVLSDISLNLRPGKILTLLGPNGAGKSTLVRVVLGLVAPDAGVIKRDKALRIGYVPQKLQLDATLPLTVGRFMRLRPGTRKEDLIPALKRVQAAHLIDAPMQKLSGGETQRVLLARALLNQPQVLVLDEPTQGVDVNGQVSLYNLIDELRKELDCAVLMVSHDLHLVMAKTDEVLCLNHHICCSGTPEVVSMHPEFISMFGHRGAEQLGIYRHNHNHRHDLQGRIILRQGNGHS from the coding sequence ATGACGAATCTTATAACGCTTGAAAATGTCAGCGTCGCTTTCGGTCAACGCCGCGTGCTTTCTGACATCTCTCTGAATTTGCGTCCAGGTAAAATTCTGACACTGCTCGGACCGAACGGTGCCGGAAAATCGACGCTGGTGCGCGTCGTACTTGGGCTCGTAGCACCCGACGCGGGGGTTATCAAGCGCGACAAAGCCTTGCGCATCGGCTATGTGCCGCAAAAATTGCAACTCGACGCCACGCTACCTCTTACTGTAGGCCGCTTTATGCGTCTGCGCCCAGGCACGCGTAAAGAGGATCTCATCCCGGCGCTGAAACGCGTGCAGGCTGCCCATCTGATCGATGCCCCGATGCAAAAACTCTCCGGCGGTGAAACGCAGCGCGTGCTGCTTGCCCGCGCTCTGCTCAATCAGCCCCAGGTGTTGGTGCTGGACGAGCCAACCCAGGGCGTCGACGTCAATGGTCAGGTTTCGCTCTACAACTTAATCGACGAATTGCGCAAAGAGCTGGATTGCGCGGTACTGATGGTCTCACACGATCTGCACCTGGTGATGGCAAAGACCGATGAAGTGCTTTGCCTCAACCACCATATCTGCTGCTCCGGCACGCCAGAGGTGGTCTCTATGCATCCCGAATTTATCTCTATGTTTGGTCATCGCGGCGCAGAGCAGCTGGGCATCTATCGTCATAACCACAATCACCGTCACGATCTTCAGGGTCGCATTATTTTACGTCAGGGTAACGGACACTCATGA